A region of the Streptomyces durocortorensis genome:
TGGGTGAGGAAGCCGAGTACGAAGGCGTCGGCTCCCGCCGCCCGGAGTGCCGAGGCCGCTTCGCCGAGCCGGTCCAGGTCGGTCGGCTGGAATCCGTTGCTGTCCCGCAGCATGATCCGCAGGGGGACGGTGACGGCCTCGCGCACGCGGAGGAAGTCGGGCAATGAGGGGGTCAGGCCGTCGGAGGCCATGTCCGTGGCCAGTTCCAGGCGGTTGGCGCCGCCCGCCACGGCGTCCATGGCCTCCTGCGCGGAGGTGACGACCACTTCCAGGATGGGTTCCGTCATGATCCTCAGCAGCGCCGGAGTGGCGCCGAAGGCGAGATGCTGGAGGTGGAGCACGTCCTGGTCCCCGGGCGGGAAGCGCGTCGTGATCGCGCGGGTGAGCCCGTCGACGTAGGACCAGAACCCCTCGCCGGAGGGGGCGGGCGCCGCGTCCGTACCCAGCATGAACGTGTCGGCGGCCAGGGGGGCCCGCGGCCCCAGGTAGAGGTCCTTGAGCAGCTCGACGCTACCGCCGGGGCTGCCCCAGGGCAGATCGAGCCCGGTCAGTACCTTCGCCGCGCTCACCGAAGCTCTTCGTACAGCCGTGAGATGTCGATCCCGCTCGTCCGCGTGTACTTGTGCCCCAGGTGCTGGTAGCTGGCAGTCGCTCCGGCCGTGGACAAGAAGACGATCTTCCCGAAGGGCATCAGCGGGTAGACCTTGACGGGCTGTGCGACGCGGATCTCCAGGGTCCAGCGGATGGCGTGGCCGACGTGTCCCAGCGGAGCCGAGACGTGCACCCAGATCCCCAGCGCGCCCAGGCTGCGGTCTCCGTTGATCATCTGGGCGTAGCGCTCCGAGTGCGTGCGCTCGTGGGTGACTCCGAGGTAGAGCCGCCCCGGCCGGAGGACCATGCCCTCCGCGGGGATCACGTGTTCGGTGCCCCGGGTGGCGGCTGCCGCGTCCAGCTCGTCGCCCTCGCATACGCGGATCCGGTCGCCCAGGTGCCAGTCGTAGGCGTTCGGGGAGACGCGCTCCGGGGCGAAGGGCTCGATGACGATGTCGCCCCGCTCCACGGCGGTGGTGATGGCTTCACGGGTGAGGATCATGTCGCCGGTACCGCCACGTCCGCGGCTTCCCGCAGGACGCACTTCTGGCGCGCCGCCTCCGATCTTGTCGAGACGTCTGCGGTCGGCGGATTCGCCGCGATCAGGTGGCGAGGGAACCGCCCAGGGCGGGGAGTACGGGGCCTGCGGCGAGTCCGAGGCCCACGGAGATCAGGGTGGCCGTGTAGGCAACGCCCCGAGCCGAGCGGTCGCTATCGGTGAGAGCCGTACCGTTACCCGGTGAGACGGCCGGGGCGATCCAGCGCAGGTAGTAGAAGAGGGAGGCGACGGTGTTGACGGCGGCCAGGATCGTGAGCCAGGTGTAGCCGCCGTCGATGGCGGCGCTGAACGCCTCCAGTTTCCCGACGAACACGGCGGTCGGCGGTGTGCCGACGAGGCCGAGGAGGCAGATGACGAGGCTGGCGGAGAGGAGCGGTCGTCGCCGAGCAAGGCCGCGGTAGTCGGCGAGCCGGGTGGCCCGGGGGAGGGCGCAGACCACGGCGAAGGCGCCCAGGTTCGTGACGGCGTACGCGGCCACGTAGTACAGCAGGGCGGGCTGGGCGAGGTCCGACCGTCCGGTGACGGCGACGGGCAGCAGCAGGTATCCGACCTGACTGATGGTCGAGTACGCGAGGAGCCGTTTGACGTCGTCCTGGAAGAAGGCGGCGAGATTGCCCAGTGTCATCGACGCGGCGGCGATCACCGCGATGACCTCGGGCCACGGCATGCCGCTGTCGGCGAGGACCGCCTCGCCGAGCCGCAGCAGGGCAGCAAGGGCGCCGATCTTCGGGATCGTGGTCAGGAAGGCCGCCACCGGTGCCGTACTGCCCTGCACCGTGTCCGGCACCCAGAAGTGGGCGGGCACGGCACCGGCCTTGAACAGCACGCCGGCCAGGAGCCCGACGGCCCCCGCCGCGACGAGCCCCTCGGGCGCATCGGAGAGCGTGGGCCCGAGCGACGGGTAGCCGGTCGCCCGCCCTGCGGCGTAGAGGACGGTGATGCCGCCAAGCATCAGTACCCCGAGCAGCGCGCCGATCACGTAGTACTTGAGCGCGGCCTCGGTACCCGGGCCGTCCTTCCGGAAGCCGGCGAGCGTGTACGCGGGGATGCTCGTCAGCAGGTACCCGGCGGCGAGCAGCAGCAGGTCCTGGGTGCCGGCCATGACGAGCGCGCCGAGGGCTGAGAGCTGGACGAGGACGTATGTCTCGCTCTCACGTGGGTGCGCGTGGAACTGCCTCGCGAAGAGGGCGAGCACGAGCAGGAGGGCGCCGAGGACGACGATTCGGGACGTGCTGGTCACCGGATCGACGGTGAAAGCCTCGCCGAACGCGGTCACGTCGGGGTGTGCCGCCGCGACGGCCGCCGCCACGATCCCCGCGCCTGCGGCCGCCGCCGCGAGAAGTCCCACCAGCCACTGCCTGCGACGCGGCAGCCAGGCAGCGAGGAGCAGCCCGAACACGGCCGAGGCGGCGAGCAGCACCTCGGGAAGGATGTCGAGCGGGTTCTCGTTCATCTCGCTCATGACGTTCATCGGGCGAGCTGCTCCAGGACCTCGCGGGAGGCCGGTTCGATGACGTCGAGGAGGAAGCGCGGGGCCACACCGAGGACCACGGTCAGGACGAGAAGTGGGACGATGCCCGCGTACTCGTGGGCTCGCAGGTCCGGGAACACGCGTGGCGTACCGGGTGCGTCCGGCAGTCGCAGCGGCCCCATGAGAATTTGCCGCAGCGCGCGCAGGAACAGCCCGGCAGTGAGCAGGATGCCGAGAACGGACAAGGCGGTGGCGAGCGGCCTCGGCCCGAGCGAGCCGGTGAAGATCTGGAACTCCGCGATGAAGCCGGAGAAGCCGGGCAGCCCGAGCGAAGCGAAGGCCGCCGCGCCGGTGAGGGCCGCGAAGACAGGGGCGGTGGCGGCGAGACCGCCGTACGCGCTCATGTCGTACGTCCGCCCCCGCTCGTACATCACACCCGCGAGGAGGAACAGCGCACCGGTGATCAGGCCGTGGCTGACCATTTGGGTGACCGACCCGGTGATCGCGAGGGAGCGGGCCTGAGCGGAGGTGTCGGCGGTCGCGGCGGCCGCGCCGACAGCCAGGATGATGTAGCCCATGTGGTTGACGGAGGTGTACGCCACCATCCGCTTGAAGTCGGTCTGGGCGAGTGCCACCAGGGCGCCGTGGAGGACGGACACGACACCGATGACGACGATCACGATCGCGTACCGGCGCCAGGCGTCCGGCAGCAGGGGCATGGCGATGCGCAGGAACCCGTACGTCCCCATCTTCAGGAGCACCCCGGCGAGGATCGCGGATCCGGCCGCTGGCGCTTCGGTGTGGGCCGGCGGCAGCCAGGTGTGGAAGGGGACCGTCGGCGTCTTCACGGCGAGTCCGATCACCACGGCGAGCAGGACGAGTGCGGCGTAGGCGGACCGGCCGGCGAGAGGGTTCTGCCGGGTCAGATCGACGATGTCGAAGGTGTGCGGGGTGGCGGCCAGGTAGAGGCCGATGAAACCGAGGAGCAGTGCCAGCGAACCGATGAACGTGTAGAGGAAGAACTTCAGCGCTGCCCGCTTCGCGTCGTGGTGGCCCCACCCCGCGATGATGAAGAACATCGCCACGATCGACAGGTCGAAGAAGACGAAGAACAGGATCAGGTCGAGGGACACGAACAGCCCGAGACACGTGGTCTGGAGGAAGAGGAAGAGCGCGGCGAACTCCCGGAAGCGTCGGTTCTCGCGGAGCGAATACAGCGCGCAGGCGAGGAACAGCACGCAGGTGAGCGCGAGTAGCGGTAGTGACAGGCCGTCGACGCCGACGTGGTAGCCGACGCCCGCGCTGGGGATCCAGCGGGCCCGCAGCTCGTACTGGATGCCGCCCGCGGTCCGGTAACCGGCCCAGATGGCGACGACCAGACCGAGTTCGGCGGTCGCCGTCGTGACCCAGACGGTGCGCAGTGCCTGGACGGGCATACGGGAGGGGAGCGCGAGGAGCAGTAGGGCGACCGCGGTCGGGGCGAAGACGAGGGCGGTGAGCAACGGGCTACCTCACGAGGACGAGCACGACGGCGATGACGGAGAAGGCGGCTACGGCCTGGGCGAGGTAATGGTGCAGCTGGCCTGTCTGCGGTCGGCGGGCCCAGGCGCCGAGCCGACGGGATGCGGTCGCGACGCCCTCGACCGCGCCGTCGACGGCGCCTTCGACGAACCGGTTCGTCCACCGGGCCAGCACCAGCGTGCCCCGGGCGGAAGCCAGTAGAGCGCGGTCCAGGACGTGGTCGTCGAGCGCGGCGGCGGCACGGGCGATCCGAAGGGCGGGGGAGACGAGGAGAAGGTGGGCGGCCCGTTCCAGCCCAAGCCAGTTCGCGCTCCCCGCCTTCAGCGGGCCGGGCAGTGGGACGAGGCGGGCGCCCCAGCTCCAGGCGACGGCGGCGGCGGCGAGCGCGAGTGCGCCGGAGAGTGCGAACTCCCAGATCACCGGAGACGGTTGGCCTTGTGCGCCGAGGTATCTGCCGAGCGCGTCACGTACGGGCGGAAACGCCACGGGCGTCAGAGCGATACAGGCGAGGGCCAGAAGCGTGAGCGGCGCGACCGTCCCCCGGGGGACGGTCCGCCCGTCAGTGGTCCGCTGCCCGGTTCGGTCCCGCCCGAAGTCCCACACGAAGCGGAGGACCTTCACGCTGTAGGCGGCGGAGAGAACCGCTGCCGCGAGCCCGGTGGCGTAGAGCCACGGACTGTCTTCAAGGGGCACGGCAAGCAAGACGTCCTTCGCGGCCCAGAGAGAGAGCGGGGGCAGCCCGGCGAGAGAGAGGGCGCCCACGGTGCAGAGCACGCCGACGGTTCGGTGCGCCCGGGCGGCCCCGCGCAGCTCAGGGAGCTGCTGCGTCCCCCATGCCGTCAGCCAGGCGCCGGCGACCAGGAAGAGCAGGCTCTTCGCGGCGGCGTGAGCCATCAGCTGCAGCACACCTCCCGTGGTCGCCCCCACACCGGCCGCCAGCACCATGAACCCGATCTGCGCGCAGGTAGAGGCGGCGAGCAGCTGCTTGAGGTCGGTCTGCGCGACGGCGACGACCCCGAGGACGACGGCGGTCGCCGCACCCACCCACGCGGCCGCGTCTGCGCCCCAGCCGGAGGCGTCGAGGAGTGGTCCGGTCCGTAGCAGCAGGTAGGCGCCGGCGACCACCATCGCCGCGGAGTGCAGAAGCGCCGACACAGGGCTTGGGCCCTGCATGGCCCGTGACAGCCAGAAGCTGAAGGGGAGTTGCGCGGACTTCCCGAACGCCGCGATCAGGAGCCCCGCCGTCACGAAGGACAGCCACGGCTCGTCGCTGTACGCGAGGCCGTCGAGGGTGAGCGGGCCGGGTCCCGCCGCGAGGGCGGCGCCGGCCGCGAGATACAGGCCCAGGTCGGCGGCACGGGTCGTCAGGAAGGCGGTGCCGGCCGCGGCGGTACGCTCCGGCTCGCGCCACCAGTACCCGATCAGCGCCCAGGAGGTCGCGCCCATGACCTCCCAGCTCATGAGCAGCACCGGCAGGGTGGTGGCGGTGACGGTGACGAGCATGCTCCCCGAGAAGAGGAGCATCAGCCCGAAGAAGCGGGCCCGCGCGTCGTGGGCGCCGAACTCCGCCACACTGAAGAGGAGTACGGCGAGGGTGACGGCGGTGACGGTGACGACGAGGACGCCGGAGAGGCCGTCCACCGCGATCCGGAAGGGGAGCCCCTCCATCAGGGGCGCCTCGACGGCCGGGTGCTGGAGAGAAGCCGTGATCGCGAGCCCCAAGGTCGCGACCGAGACGCCGACCGCGAGCAGCGGGGCCGCCCGGTCCGCGGGCCGCCCGGCCAGAGCCAGCAGCGCACCGGCGCTCAGCGGCAGGCCGATCAGCGTCCACAGCGCAGCGCTCATTCCCTCAGCTCCGCCGCCATGTCGGTCATGTCGATCTCACGGGAGCGGAACAGGGCCGTGACGACGGCGAAACCGATCGCCATCTCCACCGCCATGGCGGTGATGGCGACCACGATCAGGACCTGACCGTCGGCCGTGGCGGGCGCGATGTAGTGCCAGGCCGCGCCGGCGGCGAGGATCACCCCGCCCAGCATCAGCTCCAGGCCCATCATCAGCATCACGATCGACTGCTGCGTCAGCGCCCCGAAGAGCCCGACGCAGAACAGCGCGGCGGCCACGATCAGGAACAGCTCCAGGCTCATCGGCCCACCCCGCCCCGTACCGGGTCGTCGGGGCGGGGGTCCTGGAGCCTGTCACCGTACCGGTCGTACCGGCCGCGCTGGGTGGAGAGCACGACGGTCGCGACGATGGTCGCGAACAGCGCCATCCCCAGCGTCATCATGGTGAGCATCTGGGGTCCCATCAGGGACAGGCCCAGGTCCATGGTCGGATCGACGGGAGGCCGTCCGCTCCGGCGGGGCCAGGGGGCGAGCAGGATGCCGACGAGGAGCAGCACGAAGGACAGCGCGCAGACAGCCGCCGCTCCCCGCTTGTTGTGGACCATCGTCATCGGCGTCAGCCCGGCCGGGTTCATCATGAACATGATCATGAAGACGGCCATGATGGCCATCTCGATCGTCATCATCAGCACGGTCACGATGCCCAGATAGTCCAGGCCCAGCACGATCAGCTCCCCGCCCACACACAGCAGCGCGGTGAGCAGCGAAAACGTGGCGCGCGCCATCGAGTCGAAGCGGAACACCATGACGCCGCTCGCCACGGCGAGCACCGCGAGGACCCAGAACGCCGAAGTCGTCATCGCTCCCTCACCGTCCGAGCACCACCACGGCCACCACGAGGGCCTGCGCCACCGCAAGAGGGGTCAGGACGACCCAAGCCAGCTCGACGTACCGTTCCATCCGTACGGTCGGCACCCTGCGGCGCACCCACAGCAGGAAGGCCAGCACGGCCACCGTCTTGACCACGGTCCAGGCCCAGCCCGGAAGCAGGGGGCCGTGTCCGCCGCCCAGGAACAGCGGTACGGCGAAGGCGGCGGCCACGACGATCAGCAGCCACCGTCCGCCGAGGAACAGCAAGCGGTCCACCCCGGACAGCTCGGCCGCCGCGCCGCCCGCCGCGTCCGCGCCCACCGGCTGGTCGAACGGTCCCCAGAAGGCCATGGCGAGCGCGCTGAGAAGGTAGATCCCGAACGCCGCCGGCATCCACACCGCGAACCAGAGCCCGGCCTGGGCGTCCACCACCGAGCCCACCCGCAGGGACTCCGCGCCGAGCGCCGCCGTCGTGATCGCCAGCATGTGCGGCAACTCGTACGCGAGCCCCTGCGCCAGGAAGCGGTAGCCGCCGACCAGCGACAGAGTCGAGTTCGGCCCCCAGCCCGTCAGCCACACGGCCGCCCACGCCAGCGCCTCCATGGCGTTGAACCACACGATTCCGTCCGGCAGATCGGACAACGACCGGAAGCCGAAGGGAAGTACGACGGCGGCGAGGACGGCGGCCACCGGGAGCAGCGCCGTCCCCAGCCGTACGAGAGGGACGTCGGCGGCCCGCGTGATCCGCCGCTGCTTCACCAGCAGCCGCAGGACCTCGCGGCCTGCGCTCGTCGACCCCGCGTCGACGGTCGCCGTGACCCAGGCCGCCAATGCCAGCGCGAGAGGGAGGACGAGGGCGGCCCAGAGGGGAGCGGACTCAACCATGACCATGGGCTCCCGGCACGTGCTGAGGGGCCAGTTCGTCGAGGTCGGGATCCAGGCTCGCCACGATGAGCCGGGCGCAGGCGTACTCGGTGCCTTCGAGCAGTTCGGGCAGCGCCTCCAGCAGTGCCTGGGACGGGGGCACCTGGGTGTCTAGGCGACCCCGAGGGCCGACCGGGTGATGGGCGGAGAGCGGGTCGCGGTCGTCGACGTGGCCGAGGGCCTGATCGAGCCCGTCCAGCCATGCGATCAGCCTCCTGTGCACGTCACCCCCCGGCTGCCCCCCGACTCGTTCGCCAACTCCCGCCGTGAGCCACCGCAGTGTCCACGACCTGCGTACACGCCGAGCCAAAGGGCGGACGAGCGAATGGAGTTCCGCTCCGGGGGCACCGTCGAGCGTGCGATCGCGGGCGACGCGTGCTCTAGTCGCCGACTCCCTCCAGCCGGCGACACCGAGGAGTCTGCCGAGGCTGTCGAGGTGTGCCGCACATCGCCGCCGAGCGGCCTCGCCGACCGTCACCGGATCACCGGTCATGGCCCTGAGCCACGGCTCGTTCCAGAACGCAGGCCTGGACGGGGAAGGCGCGGGCACGGTTTCGACCTCCGCGCGCTGCACGACGTCGCCCTGGAGTTCGAGGTGCAGCACCAGTCCCGCCGGCCAGTCCGGGAGCGCGGGCCCGAGCGGCACGTGGAGCCGGTCAAGCCTCAATCCGTCCCGGTCGTCGGCCCTCTCGGCCAGGGGAAGGCCGGCGATGGTGCCCATGTGGTGGCCGTGGGCGCCATGTCCCATCCGGTCATGCCCCGTGGCGTCATGAGACATGTGGGGGTGATCTGTGCCGCCGCCGTCGGCCATGTGCCCAGGTGCCCGATGCGGGTCATGCCCGGTGTGATCACCGCCCTCGTGATAGCCGCCAGGGCCGTCGTGACCACCATGCTGCTCGTGGTTGTCGTGCCCGGCGCGGTGCTGCGGCGCCGGGGCGTGACCCTGCCGGTGATCGGTGTGCTCCATGTGCCGGGCAGGCTGGGCGACTGCCTCCAGGAGTGCGGCGTGCACGTGGTCAAGCGCATGCGCCGCGTGCCCGGCATCGGTGATGGTGACCAGCGCCTTCGGGCCCGGCACGCCCTGCCACAGCCGCTCCGCCCAGTCACCCTCGCGAACAGGAAGCGGGGCGCCCGCGAAGACCACCAGGTCCGCGGAAGCGGGACCGGCGGCCTGGGGCCACGCCCTGCGGGCGAGCTCCGCCTCGACGGCCAGCCTTTCGCGCGTAGCGCCCCGACCGGGCGCGATCAGTACGGCCGGCCGGGCCAAGGCCATCTTGCCGATGCCCGTCCTCAGGTCCATCGGAAGGCCCCTTCACGCCAGGCGTAGCCGACGCCGGCGAGCAGGATGCCGAGGAACAGGAACATCTCGACGACTGCCGCAGTGCCGATCTCCGGAACGACCTTCGTCCACGGGTACATGAAGAGCATTTCCATATCGAACGCGAGGAAGATCATTGTCACGGGGTACCAGCGCACGTGGAAGCGCGATACCGGATGCTCCCGGGGTTCGAGGCCGCCGCTGAACGGGCCGGTGTGCAGCGGCTCTCGGATGGTGCGGACGACGGCCCCGAAACAATGCAGGAGGAACACGCCGGTCAGGACGACCGCGAGGAGAGAAGCGACGGGCCCCCATCGCGCGGCTTCCACGTGCTCCCCCTTCCCGACGGGCGGACCGCTTCGACCCACCATCGGCAGGCAGCATCTCAGCGACCAATCCGCGAAAGTCGGAGCAACACGTACGAAGGCGAAATTTCGGTCTTGATTGTGAGAGGCGGCGACGGACACGAGCTGACCGCGAAGAGGTCTCCGCGTCCTGAGTGCGAAGGCGGTGAACGGGACGACTCTCCCCAGCGGGACGAGGATCGCCGCGTGTGCAGGGAAGTCCTCGAAGTGCTGGAGCCCGCCGATGAGCATGCCGATGCCGAACGACAACAGGAGAGAGGCGCCGATCACCACGAGCCCGCGGGCGAGCGGCGGCCGTCCCTGGGCCGACAGGAACTCGTCGACGAGCGTGGCGACGAGGAGGACGAGGACGCCGACGACTGCCACCACGGTGTCGTGAGGTGCGGGCCGGCCGGTGAGCAGAGACGCGGGTACGTTCCATGGTGCGGTGGGCGCGTGGCAGCCGGCCCTCCGCCGAGTGGGCGGAAGCGGCGCAGGAACGCGCGAGGGAGCGGGCCCGAAGCGTGGCCGGTCGGCGAGACGGCGCTCCGGACGTGAAGAAGTGACCTGACGGTGAGCCAAGTGGGAGGGGACTGGGCCCGAGGGACGGACTGCCGCCACCTTGGCCTACTACATGCGCAGAACGGCCGATGTGGGGCCGGATCCCACTGCGGGAAGAACCGTCACCGCAGCCTTGCTGGTGCCGGCGAGTACGGCCTCCGCGTCAAGCGGGGACACCGGCGGCGGAAGGATGCCGAACCCCGCGGGCGGCTGCCCGGTCGCACAGTCCTGGACGACGTGCGCCGAGTCCTCATCGGTGCCGTGGTCGTGGAAGGACGCCTGGATCCGATCGTGCACATGACCGACGGGGACGGCGGCGACGCTCCCCGGTGGCGTATGCCCGGCGCTGCTGTCGGCACGGAGGCCGTGGGCGTACAGGAGCCCGAAGACCAGCGCTCCGAGCCACAGCAGTCGCGACCACGGCGGAACCAGAGAGCGCGTGCGGCGCTTGCTCACGCCTCAGGTTCCGTGACCACGGCGCGATCATGGCCAGCCCGGGGGACGCGGCTGGACCGGGTGCGCCGGCCCGTACCGTCAGACGCCGGGCGGGCAGGCCACCAGCAGCGGCAGGAGCGGGATGGCCAGGGTCACGGAGGCCACCGAGCCGCAGAGAGCCGGGTGAGGGGCCCGACGCGGGCCGAGGATGCGCTCGATGCGGAGGAGGACCGTCGAGCCGCCCGCGCCGAACGCGGCCTTCGGAGCCCGGCCGGCGGCCATTTCGTACATCGCGGTCGCCAGAACCACGTGGGAATGGCTTCGCAGGGCGCGGTCGTCCGCGATCATCTCAAGCAGCACAGCCATCTCATCGCGTCCCCGGCGGGCGAGCGGCACCCAGGGAAAGACGGTGGCGAAGGCCTGAGCAGCGGCGATCAGCAGATGATGGCGGCCGGCGATGTGCGCCCGCTCGTGCTCCAGGACGGCGTCGAGCTGATCTTCCGTGAGTAGCCGCACGGCAGCCTCGCTCACGACGATGCGGGAACGGAGACCCGGGAGGCAGTACGCGGCGGGGGTGCCGTGTGGCAGGACCGTGGCGCGCAGGCGGTCGGAGCGTACCCCCACCTTGTCGAGCCGGTCGCGGTGCCGGGCGCGCACGATTCCGGCCCGCGCGACGTGGAAGAGGAAAGCGCCGCCGAAGGCGGTGACAACCGCGAGGGGCGTCGCCAAGGCCAGCCGGTCGGCTGTCGTCGGGTTCGGGTCCGGAGTTCCCGCATCCAGGCCGCAGGCATGCAGCAGCCCTACGAGTCCCGCGTGCAGGTGCTCGGTGGGCATGGCCAACTGGGACGCGGCGAGCGCGGTCGCGAGGGTGAACGACAGCATGAGGGCGAACCACACGGCTGCCGCGAGCGCCGGTGCCCGGTGTGGCCATGCGCTGCGCACCAGCAGACGTGGGGCAGCGACGCCCACGACGGCCGCGTACCCCAGGAGAGCAGGGGCCGCGTTCACTCCTTCGCCCGTCGTCCGACGTCTCGAAGGGCCTTGCGGAGCGCTGTGATCTCGTCGGCGTCGAGGTTCTCCACGAACTGGACGAGGGCCGCGGGCCGGTCCTCACTGGCTTCCAGGCCGTCCTCCATGAGCGCGGCCGAGTACGCCTCACGGGTCGCGACGGCCTTGTACCGCCAGACCCGGCCGTCTCTGGCGCGTGTCAGATGGCCCTTGTTGAAGAGGATGCTGGTGACCGTCGTCACGGTCGTGTAGGCGACATCGCGATGGAGGTTGATGTCGTTGACGACCTCACGCACGGTGGCGGGGCGGTTCCATCTCCAGAAGCGGTCCATGATCTCCGCTTCGAGCTCCCCCAGCCGGCGCATGGCCCGTGTCCTCTCCGCTGATCCCGCGTTCGAATTCATAGTAGACGGGCAGCTCAGGGGACGGTCCCGCGCGGATGGAGCGGCTGTCGTCACGGGGCCGAGGCCCAGTTCAGGCCGTCTGGGTGATGGAGCTGTGGGCACTCGCGGGCACTTTGCGTAACCTCGCTACCAGAAGGGCACCGACAGCTACTCCGCCACCGCTTCGCCGGTCGCGGTGCGAAGGGGTGCTGGATGTCGATGACGAGTCGTCGTGATCTGCTGGCGAGTACTGCAGGAGCGGTGGCGGTCACGCTCTTGCCCAGCTCCTGCACGGTAGGAGCGAGCACACCGCGGGAACGGCCGGTCACTACGCCCGATGGGCGGGTGGACTGGGACGCCTTGCGGGCGCAGTTCCGTCTGGAGCCGGGATGGGCGAACCTCGCGCTGTTCTACCTGGCCTCGCATCCGAAGGCGGTGCGGGAAGCAGTGGATCATCTGAGCGCTCAGGTCGACGCCAATCCTCTGGCGGTGCCCGCGGGGCTGGCGCTGCCCGACGGTCCGACTGGATGGCCCCGGGTACGCCAGGCGCTCGCCGCCTGTCTGGGAGGCCGGGCCGAGGAGATCGCGATGACGGCGAGCACGAGTATCGGGCTGGGTGTCGTCTACAACGGTGTCGTGACCCGTCCGGGGCAGGAGTTTCTGCTGACGGAGCTCGACCACAACTCCCATCGCACCGCCGCCCGACTGGCCGCCGAAAAGCACGGCAACACGGTGCGGCTGGCCTCCTGGTTCGCCGATTCGGCCACCGCGACGGCGCAAGGCATCGCAGCGGCGGTCGGCGAGGCGATCCGGCCGAACACCAGAGTCGTCGGGATCACCTGGGTGCAGTCCAGCACGGGGCTTCGGATGCCGGTGCGGGCGGTGGCCGACGTGGTGCGCCGGGCCAATGAAGGGCGCAGTCCTGCCGACCGGTGCCTGCTGGTCGTCGACGGCGTGCACGGGCTGGCGGCAGTGGACGAGGACGCCGCCGGCCTGGGCGCGGACGTGGTGATCGCCGGAACGCACAAATGGCTGTTCGGCCCCAGGGGGACGGGGCTGATCTGGGTGGCGCCGGACATCCTCGACCAGCTGCGGCCCACGTTCGTGAGCTTCATCGGGAGCGGAGGAACAGCGGCCCTGTCACCCGGAGGGTTCCTGGCGTTCGAGCACGCCTTCGCCCTGCCCGTGGCGGTGGCGTTGCACGAGCAGCTGGGCCGAGCACGCGTCGCCGCCCGCGTCACACGGCTGTCGACCCGGGTGAAACAAGGACTGGGCCGCATCCCCGGTGTCACCGTGCACACTCCTGCCGACCCGGATCTGTCAGCCGGCATCACCTGCTTCAGCGTGGCCGGGTACACCCACCAGCAGGTCGTCGACCACGCCGCATCCCGTCGCGTACGGCTGTCCACCTTGAACTACACCCGCATCGGCACCGCCGTGATCAACACGCCGGCAGAGATCGACACCGCACTGAACAGCCTTGCTGATCTCGCCCGCTGAAAGTCAGCGCCTGCGATGGGGCCGTGAGTTCCGTCAGG
Encoded here:
- a CDS encoding NADH-quinone oxidoreductase subunit A — translated: MEAARWGPVASLLAVVLTGVFLLHCFGAVVRTIREPLHTGPFSGGLEPREHPVSRFHVRWYPVTMIFLAFDMEMLFMYPWTKVVPEIGTAAVVEMFLFLGILLAGVGYAWREGAFRWT
- a CDS encoding M56 family metallopeptidase, coding for MNAAPALLGYAAVVGVAAPRLLVRSAWPHRAPALAAAVWFALMLSFTLATALAASQLAMPTEHLHAGLVGLLHACGLDAGTPDPNPTTADRLALATPLAVVTAFGGAFLFHVARAGIVRARHRDRLDKVGVRSDRLRATVLPHGTPAAYCLPGLRSRIVVSEAAVRLLTEDQLDAVLEHERAHIAGRHHLLIAAAQAFATVFPWVPLARRGRDEMAVLLEMIADDRALRSHSHVVLATAMYEMAAGRAPKAAFGAGGSTVLLRIERILGPRRAPHPALCGSVASVTLAIPLLPLLVACPPGV
- a CDS encoding BlaI/MecI/CopY family transcriptional regulator, producing the protein MRRLGELEAEIMDRFWRWNRPATVREVVNDINLHRDVAYTTVTTVTSILFNKGHLTRARDGRVWRYKAVATREAYSAALMEDGLEASEDRPAALVQFVENLDADEITALRKALRDVGRRAKE
- a CDS encoding aminotransferase class V-fold PLP-dependent enzyme, whose product is MDWDALRAQFRLEPGWANLALFYLASHPKAVREAVDHLSAQVDANPLAVPAGLALPDGPTGWPRVRQALAACLGGRAEEIAMTASTSIGLGVVYNGVVTRPGQEFLLTELDHNSHRTAARLAAEKHGNTVRLASWFADSATATAQGIAAAVGEAIRPNTRVVGITWVQSSTGLRMPVRAVADVVRRANEGRSPADRCLLVVDGVHGLAAVDEDAAGLGADVVIAGTHKWLFGPRGTGLIWVAPDILDQLRPTFVSFIGSGGTAALSPGGFLAFEHAFALPVAVALHEQLGRARVAARVTRLSTRVKQGLGRIPGVTVHTPADPDLSAGITCFSVAGYTHQQVVDHAASRRVRLSTLNYTRIGTAVINTPAEIDTALNSLADLAR